One Gossypium hirsutum isolate 1008001.06 chromosome A11, Gossypium_hirsutum_v2.1, whole genome shotgun sequence genomic window carries:
- the LOC107888060 gene encoding autophagy-related protein 18h isoform X1, whose amino-acid sequence MKSNSNIGNNNKGSNNSNNNGFLPNSLKFISSCLKTASSGVRSATASVAASITGDSQEHPKDQVLWASFDRLELSSLYFKRVLLLGYSNGFQVLDVEDASNVNELVSRRDDPITFLQMQPLPEMSEGHEGFRASHPLLLVVACDESKVSGLMPSGRDGLTRHGFDEPQNGNTLLSPTAVRFYSLRSHNYVHVLRFRSTVCMVRSSPRIVAVVLATQIYCFDALTLENKFSVLTYPVPQAGGQGTLGINIGYGPMAVGPRWLAYASNNPLQSNTGRLSPQNLTPSPGVSPSTSPSSGSLVARYAMESSKQLAAGLINLGDMGYKTLSKYYQDLIPDGSGSPMSSNSGRKVGRGALHSAETDIAGTVVVKDFVSRAVISQFRAHTSPISALCFDPSGTLLVTASIHGNNINIFRIMPSSTKNGSGSQSYDWSSSHVHLYKLHRGMTSAVIQDICFSAFSQWIAIVSSRGTCHIFVLSPFGGENVLQIRNSHVDGPILSPVVSFPWWSTPSFPINYQTFSLPAPPTVTLSVVSRIKNVNSGWLNTVANAASSAAGRTSFPSGAFSAVFHNSLHNDLHRAQVKVNVLEQLLVYTPSGHVVQHKLLPSFGGEAGESASRIGPGSSFQLQEEELRVKVEAMQAWDVCRRTDWPEREECLSGMTHGRKEALEMTMDGSDSEDNYAGQTAMSKAQDRSHLYLSSAEVQISCGRIPIWQNSKVSFYTMNPVGFDDHKFTVDLSGGETEIEQMPAQEVEIRQRDLLPIFEPFHRIQPDWNDRGLAVESYPVSSSLDAKARFSEVTVISHSKLMSPSSIENSDSGSLRNSYPPSLQSGKDSSGIKGQSCILASHMLNQSTLNKDASLVSCNQSNSPSSLTSGSISGGRTIAKEVQFPNSGGSSDVSNTSSSRSDLSMNMLDEEPVNESPEFEHFFQEEYCKVSPLSACPEPTEVVTDVDSNSSPCEREKSEEGDNDDMLGGVFAFSEEG is encoded by the exons ATGAAGAGCAACAGCAACATCGGAAACAACAACAAAGGCTCcaataatagtaacaataatgGTTTTTTGCCGAATTCTTTGAAATTCATTTCTTCCTGCCTCAAAACAGCCTCTTCAGGTGTACGGTCAGCTACTGCCTCCGTCGCCGCTTCTATTACTGGTGACTCTCAGGAACACCCAAAAGACCag GTGCTCTGGGCGTCATTTGACAGACTAGAGCTTAGTTCCTTATATTTTAAGAGGGTCCTCTTACTTGGATACTCCAATGGCTTTCAAGTTCTTGATGTCGAAGATGCCTCTAATGTCAATGAACTTGTTTCAAGGCGTGATGATCCCATTACATTTTTACAAATGCAGCCACTCCCTGAAATGTCTGAGGGTCATGAAGGATTTAGAGCATCACATCCTTTACTTCTTGTCGTTGCCTGCGATGAGTCAAAGGTCTCAGGTTTGATGCCTTCTGGAAGAGATGGATTGACTAGACATGGTTTTGATGAGCCTCAAAATGGAAATACTCTTCTCTCTCCTACTGCTGTTCGATTCTATTCGCTAAGGTCTCATAATTATGTTCATGTATTGAGATTCCGGTCAACCGTATGTATGGTTAGAAGCAGTCCTCGAATAGTTGCTGTGGTGCTTGCAACACAA ATATACTGCTTCGATGCTCTCACTcttgaaaataaatttagtgTCCTCACCTATCCTGTCCCTCAAGCAGGAGGCCAAGGAACGCTTGGGATTAATATTGGATATGGTCCCATGGCAGTGGGTCCCAGGTGGTTAGCTTATGCTTCAAACAATCCATTGCAGTCAAATACAGGTCGACTGAGTCCACAGAACCTGACTCCATCTCCTGGTGTTAGTCCATCAACTTCTCCTAGTAGTGGGAGTCTTGTGGCTCGATATGCCATGGAATCTAGTAAGCAGTTAGCTGCTGGGTTAATCAATCTGGGTGACATGGGCTACAAAACTTTGTCAAAATACTATCAAGATCTTATTCCTGATGGTTCTGGCTCTCCCATGTCTTCAAATTCAGGCCGGAAAGTTGGTCGGGGTGCATTGCATTCTGCAGAGACTGATATTGCTGGGACG GTTGTTGTCAAAGATTTTGTTTCCAGAGCTGTTATATCACAGTTCAGGGCTCATACCAGTCCAATTTCTGCTCTATGTTTTGATCCAAGTGGGACTCTTCTAGTTACGGCCTCAATACATGGgaacaatataaatatttttcgGATCATGCCATCCTCAACAAAGAATGGATCTGGCTCTCAAAGCTATGATTGGAGTTCTTCACATGTGCACCTTTACAAGCTCCACCGTGGCATGACATCAGCT gtGATCCAAGATATTTGCTTTAGTGCTTTCAGTCAGTGGATTGCCATTGTTTCATCTCGGGGTACTTGCCATATTTTTGTTCTTTCCCCGTTTGGTGGTGAGAATGTACTCCAAATTCGGAATTCTCATGTAGATGGGCCTATCTTATCACCAGTTGTATCTTTCCCTTGGTGGTCCACTCCATCATTCCCAATAAACTATCAAACATTCTCTTTGCCAGCACCACCAACTGTTACCCTCTCTGTTGTTAGCAGAATAAAAAATGTTAACTCTGGATGGCTTAATACGGTTGCCAATGCTGCATCATCTGCAGCTGGAAGGACCTCCTTTCCTTCTGGTGCTTTCTCTGCTGTTTTTCATAACTCTTTACATAATGATTTGCACCGAGCTCAAGTAAAAGTTAATGTTTTGGAGCAGCTATTAGTTTACACTCCTTCTGGACATGTTGTCCAACATAAGCTACTGCCTTCATTTGGGGGAGAAGCAGGTGAAAGTGCTTCAAGAATTGGACCAGGTTCATCTTTCCAGCTACAAGAAGAGGAGTTGCGGGTGAAAGTAGAAGCTATGCAAGCCTGGGATGTATGCAGAAGAACAGATTGGCCAGAAAGAGAGGAATGCCTTTCTGGAATGACTCATGGAAGAAAAGAAGCATTAGAGATGACTATGGATGGTTCTGATTCTGAAGATAATTATGCTGGGCAAACGGCTATGTCAAAGGCCCAAGATAGGTCTCACTTGTATCTTTCCAGTGCAGAAGTACAGATAAGCTGTGGAAGGATTCCAATCTGGCAGAATTCTAAG GTATCATTTTATACAATGAATCCTGTTGGGTTTGATGATCATAAGTTCACTGTTGATCTGTCTGGTGGAGAAACTGAAATAGAACAGATGCCTGCTCAAGAGGTTGAAATTAGACAGAGGGATCTATTGCCTATTTTTGAGCCTTTTCACAGGATTCAACCTGATTGGAATGACAG GGGCTTAGCTGTAGAAAGTTATCCAGTGTCTTCTTCTCTTGATGCTAAAGCAAGATTCTCTGAAGTCACCGTTATCTCTCACTCTAAGTTGATGTCACCTAGCTCGATTGAAAACTCAGACAGTG GGTCATTAAGAAATTCTTATCCACCCAGCCTTCAATCTGGGAAGGATAGTAGTGGTATAAAGGGACAGAGTTGTATTTTGGCATCACATATGCTTAATCAGAGCACTCTTAACAAAGATGCTAGTCTTGTGTCTTGTAATCAATCCAATAGTCCATCATCATTAACAAGTGGCTCTATATCTGGTGGAAGAACCATTGCAAAGGAGGTTCAATTTCCAAACAGTGGTGGAAGCAGTGATGTTTCAAACACAAGTTCTAGCCGATCAGATTTGAGTATGAACATGTTAGATGAGGAGCCTGTAAATGAATCACCGGAATTTGAGCATTTTTTTCAAGAAGAGTACTGTAAAGTGTCACCCTTAAGTGCATGTCCTGAGCCAACAGAGGTTGTTACTGATGTTGACAGCAACAGCAGTCCTTGTGAGAGAGAAAAATCAGAGGAAGGTGACAACGATGATATGCTTGGTGGTGTTTTTGCCTTCTCTGAGGAAG GTTGA
- the LOC107888060 gene encoding autophagy-related protein 18h isoform X3 yields MQPLPEMSEGHEGFRASHPLLLVVACDESKVSGLMPSGRDGLTRHGFDEPQNGNTLLSPTAVRFYSLRSHNYVHVLRFRSTVCMVRSSPRIVAVVLATQIYCFDALTLENKFSVLTYPVPQAGGQGTLGINIGYGPMAVGPRWLAYASNNPLQSNTGRLSPQNLTPSPGVSPSTSPSSGSLVARYAMESSKQLAAGLINLGDMGYKTLSKYYQDLIPDGSGSPMSSNSGRKVGRGALHSAETDIAGTVVVKDFVSRAVISQFRAHTSPISALCFDPSGTLLVTASIHGNNINIFRIMPSSTKNGSGSQSYDWSSSHVHLYKLHRGMTSAVIQDICFSAFSQWIAIVSSRGTCHIFVLSPFGGENVLQIRNSHVDGPILSPVVSFPWWSTPSFPINYQTFSLPAPPTVTLSVVSRIKNVNSGWLNTVANAASSAAGRTSFPSGAFSAVFHNSLHNDLHRAQVKVNVLEQLLVYTPSGHVVQHKLLPSFGGEAGESASRIGPGSSFQLQEEELRVKVEAMQAWDVCRRTDWPEREECLSGMTHGRKEALEMTMDGSDSEDNYAGQTAMSKAQDRSHLYLSSAEVQISCGRIPIWQNSKVSFYTMNPVGFDDHKFTVDLSGGETEIEQMPAQEVEIRQRDLLPIFEPFHRIQPDWNDRGLAVESYPVSSSLDAKARFSEVTVISHSKLMSPSSIENSDSGSLRNSYPPSLQSGKDSSGIKGQSCILASHMLNQSTLNKDASLVSCNQSNSPSSLTSGSISGGRTIAKEVQFPNSGGSSDVSNTSSSRSDLSMNMLDEEPVNESPEFEHFFQEEYCKVSPLSACPEPTEVVTDVDSNSSPCEREKSEEGDNDDMLGGVFAFSEEG; encoded by the exons ATGCAGCCACTCCCTGAAATGTCTGAGGGTCATGAAGGATTTAGAGCATCACATCCTTTACTTCTTGTCGTTGCCTGCGATGAGTCAAAGGTCTCAGGTTTGATGCCTTCTGGAAGAGATGGATTGACTAGACATGGTTTTGATGAGCCTCAAAATGGAAATACTCTTCTCTCTCCTACTGCTGTTCGATTCTATTCGCTAAGGTCTCATAATTATGTTCATGTATTGAGATTCCGGTCAACCGTATGTATGGTTAGAAGCAGTCCTCGAATAGTTGCTGTGGTGCTTGCAACACAA ATATACTGCTTCGATGCTCTCACTcttgaaaataaatttagtgTCCTCACCTATCCTGTCCCTCAAGCAGGAGGCCAAGGAACGCTTGGGATTAATATTGGATATGGTCCCATGGCAGTGGGTCCCAGGTGGTTAGCTTATGCTTCAAACAATCCATTGCAGTCAAATACAGGTCGACTGAGTCCACAGAACCTGACTCCATCTCCTGGTGTTAGTCCATCAACTTCTCCTAGTAGTGGGAGTCTTGTGGCTCGATATGCCATGGAATCTAGTAAGCAGTTAGCTGCTGGGTTAATCAATCTGGGTGACATGGGCTACAAAACTTTGTCAAAATACTATCAAGATCTTATTCCTGATGGTTCTGGCTCTCCCATGTCTTCAAATTCAGGCCGGAAAGTTGGTCGGGGTGCATTGCATTCTGCAGAGACTGATATTGCTGGGACG GTTGTTGTCAAAGATTTTGTTTCCAGAGCTGTTATATCACAGTTCAGGGCTCATACCAGTCCAATTTCTGCTCTATGTTTTGATCCAAGTGGGACTCTTCTAGTTACGGCCTCAATACATGGgaacaatataaatatttttcgGATCATGCCATCCTCAACAAAGAATGGATCTGGCTCTCAAAGCTATGATTGGAGTTCTTCACATGTGCACCTTTACAAGCTCCACCGTGGCATGACATCAGCT gtGATCCAAGATATTTGCTTTAGTGCTTTCAGTCAGTGGATTGCCATTGTTTCATCTCGGGGTACTTGCCATATTTTTGTTCTTTCCCCGTTTGGTGGTGAGAATGTACTCCAAATTCGGAATTCTCATGTAGATGGGCCTATCTTATCACCAGTTGTATCTTTCCCTTGGTGGTCCACTCCATCATTCCCAATAAACTATCAAACATTCTCTTTGCCAGCACCACCAACTGTTACCCTCTCTGTTGTTAGCAGAATAAAAAATGTTAACTCTGGATGGCTTAATACGGTTGCCAATGCTGCATCATCTGCAGCTGGAAGGACCTCCTTTCCTTCTGGTGCTTTCTCTGCTGTTTTTCATAACTCTTTACATAATGATTTGCACCGAGCTCAAGTAAAAGTTAATGTTTTGGAGCAGCTATTAGTTTACACTCCTTCTGGACATGTTGTCCAACATAAGCTACTGCCTTCATTTGGGGGAGAAGCAGGTGAAAGTGCTTCAAGAATTGGACCAGGTTCATCTTTCCAGCTACAAGAAGAGGAGTTGCGGGTGAAAGTAGAAGCTATGCAAGCCTGGGATGTATGCAGAAGAACAGATTGGCCAGAAAGAGAGGAATGCCTTTCTGGAATGACTCATGGAAGAAAAGAAGCATTAGAGATGACTATGGATGGTTCTGATTCTGAAGATAATTATGCTGGGCAAACGGCTATGTCAAAGGCCCAAGATAGGTCTCACTTGTATCTTTCCAGTGCAGAAGTACAGATAAGCTGTGGAAGGATTCCAATCTGGCAGAATTCTAAG GTATCATTTTATACAATGAATCCTGTTGGGTTTGATGATCATAAGTTCACTGTTGATCTGTCTGGTGGAGAAACTGAAATAGAACAGATGCCTGCTCAAGAGGTTGAAATTAGACAGAGGGATCTATTGCCTATTTTTGAGCCTTTTCACAGGATTCAACCTGATTGGAATGACAG GGGCTTAGCTGTAGAAAGTTATCCAGTGTCTTCTTCTCTTGATGCTAAAGCAAGATTCTCTGAAGTCACCGTTATCTCTCACTCTAAGTTGATGTCACCTAGCTCGATTGAAAACTCAGACAGTG GGTCATTAAGAAATTCTTATCCACCCAGCCTTCAATCTGGGAAGGATAGTAGTGGTATAAAGGGACAGAGTTGTATTTTGGCATCACATATGCTTAATCAGAGCACTCTTAACAAAGATGCTAGTCTTGTGTCTTGTAATCAATCCAATAGTCCATCATCATTAACAAGTGGCTCTATATCTGGTGGAAGAACCATTGCAAAGGAGGTTCAATTTCCAAACAGTGGTGGAAGCAGTGATGTTTCAAACACAAGTTCTAGCCGATCAGATTTGAGTATGAACATGTTAGATGAGGAGCCTGTAAATGAATCACCGGAATTTGAGCATTTTTTTCAAGAAGAGTACTGTAAAGTGTCACCCTTAAGTGCATGTCCTGAGCCAACAGAGGTTGTTACTGATGTTGACAGCAACAGCAGTCCTTGTGAGAGAGAAAAATCAGAGGAAGGTGACAACGATGATATGCTTGGTGGTGTTTTTGCCTTCTCTGAGGAAG GTTGA
- the LOC107888060 gene encoding autophagy-related protein 18h isoform X2, producing MKSNSNIGNNNKGSNNSNNNGFLPNSLKFISSCLKTASSGVRSATASVAASITGDSQEHPKDQVLWASFDRLELSSLYFKRVLLLGYSNGFQVLDVEDASNVNELVSRRDDPITFLQMQPLPEMSEGHEGFRASHPLLLVVACDESKVSGLMPSGRDGLTRHGFDEPQNGNTLLSPTAVRFYSLRSHNYVHVLRFRSTVCMVRSSPRIVAVVLATQIYCFDALTLENKFSVLTYPVPQAGGQGTLGINIGYGPMAVGPRWLAYASNNPLQSNTGRLSPQNLTPSPGVSPSTSPSSGSLVARYAMESSKQLAAGLINLGDMGYKTLSKYYQDLIPDGSGSPMSSNSGRKVGRGALHSAETDIAGTVVVKDFVSRAVISQFRAHTSPISALCFDPSGTLLVTASIHGNNINIFRIMPSSTKNGSGSQSYDWSSSHVHLYKLHRGMTSAVIQDICFSAFSQWIAIVSSRGTCHIFVLSPFGGENVLQIRNSHVDGPILSPVVSFPWWSTPSFPINYQTFSLPAPPTVTLSVVSRIKNVNSGWLNTVANAASSAAGRTSFPSGAFSAVFHNSLHNDLHRAQVKVNVLEQLLVYTPSGHVVQHKLLPSFGGEAGESASRIGPGSSFQLQEEELRVKVEAMQAWDVCRRTDWPEREECLSGMTHGRKEALEMTMDGSDSEDNYAGQTAMSKAQDRSHLYLSSAEVQISCGRIPIWQNSKVSFYTMNPVGFDDHKFTVDLSGGETEIEQMPAQEVEIRQRDLLPIFEPFHRIQPDWNDRGLAVESYPVSSSLDAKARFSEVTVISHSKLMSPSSIENSDSGSLRNSYPPSLQSGKDSSGIKGQSCILASHMLNQSTLNKDASLVSCNQSNSPSSLTSGSISGGRTIAKEVQFPNSGGSSDVSNTSSSRSDLSMNMLDEEPVNESPEFEHFFQEEYCKVSPLSACPEPTEVVTDVDSNSSPCEREKSEEGDNDDMLGGVFAFSEEG from the exons ATGAAGAGCAACAGCAACATCGGAAACAACAACAAAGGCTCcaataatagtaacaataatgGTTTTTTGCCGAATTCTTTGAAATTCATTTCTTCCTGCCTCAAAACAGCCTCTTCAGGTGTACGGTCAGCTACTGCCTCCGTCGCCGCTTCTATTACTGGTGACTCTCAGGAACACCCAAAAGACCag GTGCTCTGGGCGTCATTTGACAGACTAGAGCTTAGTTCCTTATATTTTAAGAGGGTCCTCTTACTTGGATACTCCAATGGCTTTCAAGTTCTTGATGTCGAAGATGCCTCTAATGTCAATGAACTTGTTTCAAGGCGTGATGATCCCATTACATTTTTACAAATGCAGCCACTCCCTGAAATGTCTGAGGGTCATGAAGGATTTAGAGCATCACATCCTTTACTTCTTGTCGTTGCCTGCGATGAGTCAAAGGTCTCAGGTTTGATGCCTTCTGGAAGAGATGGATTGACTAGACATGGTTTTGATGAGCCTCAAAATGGAAATACTCTTCTCTCTCCTACTGCTGTTCGATTCTATTCGCTAAGGTCTCATAATTATGTTCATGTATTGAGATTCCGGTCAACCGTATGTATGGTTAGAAGCAGTCCTCGAATAGTTGCTGTGGTGCTTGCAACACAA ATATACTGCTTCGATGCTCTCACTcttgaaaataaatttagtgTCCTCACCTATCCTGTCCCTCAAGCAGGAGGCCAAGGAACGCTTGGGATTAATATTGGATATGGTCCCATGGCAGTGGGTCCCAGGTGGTTAGCTTATGCTTCAAACAATCCATTGCAGTCAAATACAGGTCGACTGAGTCCACAGAACCTGACTCCATCTCCTGGTGTTAGTCCATCAACTTCTCCTAGTAGTGGGAGTCTTGTGGCTCGATATGCCATGGAATCTAGTAAGCAGTTAGCTGCTGGGTTAATCAATCTGGGTGACATGGGCTACAAAACTTTGTCAAAATACTATCAAGATCTTATTCCTGATGGTTCTGGCTCTCCCATGTCTTCAAATTCAGGCCGGAAAGTTGGTCGGGGTGCATTGCATTCTGCAGAGACTGATATTGCTGGGACG GTTGTTGTCAAAGATTTTGTTTCCAGAGCTGTTATATCACAGTTCAGGGCTCATACCAGTCCAATTTCTGCTCTATGTTTTGATCCAAGTGGGACTCTTCTAGTTACGGCCTCAATACATGGgaacaatataaatatttttcgGATCATGCCATCCTCAACAAAGAATGGATCTGGCTCTCAAAGCTATGATTGGAGTTCTTCACATGTGCACCTTTACAAGCTCCACCGTGGCATGACATCAGCT gtGATCCAAGATATTTGCTTTAGTGCTTTCAGTCAGTGGATTGCCATTGTTTCATCTCGGGGTACTTGCCATATTTTTGTTCTTTCCCCGTTTGGTGGTGAGAATGTACTCCAAATTCGGAATTCTCATGTAGATGGGCCTATCTTATCACCAGTTGTATCTTTCCCTTGGTGGTCCACTCCATCATTCCCAATAAACTATCAAACATTCTCTTTGCCAGCACCACCAACTGTTACCCTCTCTGTTGTTAGCAGAATAAAAAATGTTAACTCTGGATGGCTTAATACGGTTGCCAATGCTGCATCATCTGCAGCTGGAAGGACCTCCTTTCCTTCTGGTGCTTTCTCTGCTGTTTTTCATAACTCTTTACATAATGATTTGCACCGAGCTCAAGTAAAAGTTAATGTTTTGGAGCAGCTATTAGTTTACACTCCTTCTGGACATGTTGTCCAACATAAGCTACTGCCTTCATTTGGGGGAGAAGCAGGTGAAAGTGCTTCAAGAATTGGACCAGGTTCATCTTTCCAGCTACAAGAAGAGGAGTTGCGGGTGAAAGTAGAAGCTATGCAAGCCTGGGATGTATGCAGAAGAACAGATTGGCCAGAAAGAGAGGAATGCCTTTCTGGAATGACTCATGGAAGAAAAGAAGCATTAGAGATGACTATGGATGGTTCTGATTCTGAAGATAATTATGCTGGGCAAACGGCTATGTCAAAGGCCCAAGATAGGTCTCACTTGTATCTTTCCAGTGCAGAAGTACAGATAAGCTGTGGAAGGATTCCAATCTGGCAGAATTCTAAG GTATCATTTTATACAATGAATCCTGTTGGGTTTGATGATCATAAGTTCACTGTTGATCTGTCTGGTGGAGAAACTGAAATAGAACAGATGCCTGCTCAAGAGGTTGAAATTAGACAGAGGGATCTATTGCCTATTTTTGAGCCTTTTCACAGGATTCAACCTGATTGGAATGACAG GGGCTTAGCTGTAGAAAGTTATCCAGTGTCTTCTTCTCTTGATGCTAAAGCAAGATTCTCTGAAGTCACCGTTATCTCTCACTCTAAGTTGATGTCACCTAGCTCGATTGAAAACTCAGACAGTG GGTCATTAAGAAATTCTTATCCACCCAGCCTTCAATCTGGGAAGGATAGTAGTGGTATAAAGGGACAGAGTTGTATTTTGGCATCACATATGCTTAATCAGAGCACTCTTAACAAAGATGCTAGTCTTGTGTCTTGTAATCAATCCAATAGTCCATCATCATTAACAAGTGGCTCTATATCTGGTGGAAGAACCATTGCAAAGGAGGTTCAATTTCCAAACAGTGGTGGAAGCAGTGATGTTTCAAACACAAGTTCTAGCCGATCAGATTTGAGTATGAACATGTTAGATGAGGAGCCTGTAAATGAATCACCGGAATTTGAGCATTTTTTTCAAGAAGAGTACTGTAAAGTGTCACCCTTAAGTGCATGTCCTGAGCCAACAGAGGTTGTTACTGATGTTGACAGCAACAGCAGTCCTTGTGAGAGAGAAAAATCAGAGGAAGGTGACAACGATGATATGCTTGGTGGTGTTTTTGCCTTCTCTGAGGAAGGTTAG